A region from the Aegilops tauschii subsp. strangulata cultivar AL8/78 chromosome 5, Aet v6.0, whole genome shotgun sequence genome encodes:
- the LOC109769943 gene encoding cysteine protease XCP2 codes for MHPILHPATNRPPTLPFQASTMASPRHLLKLSGALLLLCVGVCVARNSDFSIVGYSEEDLSSNDRLVELFEKWLAKHQKAYASFEEKLHKFEVFKDNLKHIDKINREVTSYWLGLNEFADLTNDEFKAAYLGLNAAPARRGSSRSFRYEDVSASDLPKSVDWRKKGAVTEVKNQGQCGSCWAFSTVAAVEGINAIVTGNLTALSEQELIDCSVDGNSGCNGGLMDYAFSYIASSGGLHTEEAYPYLMEEGSCGDAKKAESEAVTISGFEDVPANDEQALIKALAHQPVSVAIEASGRHFQFYSGGVFDGPCGAQLDHGVAAVGYGSDKGKGHDYIIVRNSWGAEWGEKGYIRMKRGTSNGEGLCGINKMASYPTKDK; via the exons ATGCATCCTATCCTCCATCCTGCAACCAACCGACCGCCAACACTTCCATTCCAGGCATCAACCATGGCTTCTCCTCGGCATCTGCTGAAGCTTTCGGGTGCTCTTCTCCTCCTCTGTGTCGGCGTGTGTGTCGCTCGCAACAGTGACTTCTCCATTGTCGGCTACTCGGAGGAGGACCTGTCGTCCAACGACAGACTCGTCGAGCTGTTTGAGAAGTGGCTGGCCAAGCACCAGAAGGCGTACGCGAGCTTCGAGGAGAAGCTGCACAAGTTTGAGGTGTTCAAGGACAACCTGAAGCACATCGACAAGATCAACCGGGAAGTGACCAGCTACTGGCTCGGCCTCAACGAGTTTGCCGACCTCACCAACGACGAGTTCAAGGCCGCCTACCTCGGCCTCAATGCTGCTCCGGCTCGTCGGGGCAGCAGCCGGAGCTTCAGGTACGAGGACGTGAGCGCGAGCGACCTGCCCAAGTCTGTGGACTGGAGGAAGAAGGGCGCGGTGACGGAGgtgaagaaccaggggcagtgcGGCAGCTGCTGGGCCTTCTCGACGGTGGCGGCAGTGGAAGGGATCAACGCCATTGTGACAGGCAACCTGACCGCGCTGTCGGAGCAGGAGCTCATCGACTGCAGCGTCGATGGCAACAGCGGCTGCAATGGCGGCTTGATGGACTACGCCTTCTCCTACATCGCATCCAGTGGCGGGCTGCACACCGAGGAGGCGTACCCCTACCTCATGGAGGAAGGCAGCTGCGGCGACGCTAAGAAGGCAGAGTCCGAGGCGGTGACGATCAGCGGCTTCGAGGACGTGCCCGCTAATGACGAGCAGGCACTGATCAAGGCTCTCGCCCACCAGCCCGTCTCTGTCGCCATCGAGGCCTCCGGCAGGCACTTCCAGTTCTACAGCGGG GGAGTTTTCGATGGTCCTTGCGGCGCGCAGCTAGATCACGGCGTGGCGGCAGTGGGATACGGGTCGGACAAGGGGAAGGGCCACGACTACATCATCGTGAGGAACTCGTGGGGTGCGGAGTGGGGCGAGAAGGGTTATATCAGGATGAAGAGGGGCACCAGCAACGGCGAGGGCCTCTGCGGCATCAACAAGATGGCCTCCTACCCAACCAAGGACAAGTAA
- the LOC109769941 gene encoding putative receptor protein kinase ZmPK1, with the protein MVPALPTHLATVSLLSFFTLVSSAANRDILRPGTSLAVEAYQSEILQSPDGSFSCGFYGVYGNAFTFSIWYSKAANKTVVWSANRDRPVHSRRSALTLHKDGNMVLTDYDDAVVWQADDDGNSRRNVQHVQLLDTGNLVMKNTSGRIIWQSFDSPTDTLLPAQRIMAATNLVPTTQSHAPGNYIFRFNDISVLSLIYDVPEVSDIYWPNPDNSVYENNRSRYNSTRLAILDNNGILASSDFADGVLLKASDAAPGIRRRLTLDPDGNLRLYSLNDSDGMWSVSMVAISQPCTIHGICGQNGICHYSPEPTCSCPPGYVMTNPGNWTQGCTASFNIPCHDQEPMKFVKLPHTDFWGSDQKRLLGVSFETCRNSCISDCTCKGFQYQQGAGSCYPKALLFNGKSCATPSVRTIYLKLPARLNVSDTPIPQSNVLDPAPPRLDCNQMSRGIRYPFPDLHKTGDEELNWLYFYSFIVAIFVFEASFITFAWFFVLRREMRPSEMWAAEEGYRVMTSHFRRYSYRELVEATRKFRVELGRGSSGTVYKGVLEDERPVAVKKLENVSRGKEEFQAELSVIGRIYHMNLARIWGFCSEGSHRLLVCEYVENGSLANILFKDQKTVVLDWKQRFNIALGVAKGLAYLHHECLEWVIHCDVKPENILLDTNFEPKITDFGLAKLLNRGGATQNMSQVRGTIGYIAPEWVSSLPITAKVDVYSYGVVLLELLSGTRVSELAVGSGAEVHSMLQKLVRVLADKLGGHKESSINEFVDPELGGRFSYVQARTMLKLAVSCLQEDRNKRPTMESVVQTLLPFDEASS; encoded by the coding sequence ATGGTTCCTGCTCTTCCAACACACCTTGCCACTGTCTCCCTTCTCTCCTTTTTCACGTTAGTCTCGAGCGCTGCGAATCGAGACATACTGCGACCGGGAACCTCCCTCGCCGTTGAAGCCTACCAAAGTGAAATCCTGCAATCACCGGATGGCAGCTTCTCCTGTGGCTTCTACGGCGTCTACGGCAACGCCTTCACCTTCTCAATATGGTACTCCAAGGCAGCCAACAAGACCGTCGTCTGGAGTGCGAACCGCGACCGCCCCGTCCACTCCAGGAGGTCAGCCCTGACCTTGCACAAGGATGGCAACATGGTCCTCACAGATTACGATGACGCGGTTGTGTGGCAAGCTGATGATGATGGCAACTCCCGCAGAAATGTTCAGCATGTTCAGCTGCTGGACACTGGGAATCTCGTAATGAAGAACACCAGCGGCAGGATAATATGGCAAAGTTTCGATTCACCGACAGACACGCTCCTACCAGCCCAGCGCATCATGGCTGCGACAAACTTGGTCCCAACAACCCAGTCGCATGCTCCTGGTAACTACATCTTCCGTTTCAATGATATATCAGTGCTGTCACTTATATACGATGTTCCCGAGGTTTCGGATATATACTGGCCAAACCCTGATAACAGTGTGTACGAAAATAACAGAAGCCGGTATAACAGTACTAGATTGGCAATTCTAGACAATAATGGGATCCTTGCATCTAGTGATTTTGCTGATGGAGTGCTACTTAAGGCCTCTGATGCAGCGCCGGGGATTAGGAGAAGGCTAACTCTTGATCCTGATGGTAATCTCCGGCTGTACAGCCTGAACGACTCAGATGGGATGTGGTCAGTTTCAATGGTAGCAATCTCCCAACCTTGTACTATCCATGGTATATGCGGTCAGAATGGAATCTGTCATTACTCGCCTGAACCAACGTGTTCATGCCCACCGGGTTATGTGATGACCAACCCGGGTAACTGGACCCAAGGCTGCACGGCTAGTTTCAACATACCATGTCATGATCAGGAACCTATGAAGTTTGTGAAACTCCCGCACACGGATTTCTGGGGATCTGATCAGAAGCGCCTTCTGGGAGTTTCCTTTGAGACTTGTAGGAACAGTTGCATCAGTGACTGCACCTGCAAAGGCTTTCAATACCAGCAAGGTGCAGGGTCATGCTACCCGAAAGCTCTTCTTTTCAATGGAAAGAGCTGTGCGACACCCAGCGTGCGAACAATATATCTCAAACTTCCTGCCAGGTTGAATGTTTCAGATACACCTATTCCTCAGTCCAATGTATTGGATCCTGCGCCTCCTCGTCTCGACTGCAATCAGATGAGCAGAGGAATCAGATATCCATTTCCAGATTTGCACAAAACTGGAGATGAAGAATTAAATTGGTTGTACTTCTACAGTTTCATAGTTGCAATTTTTGTTTTTGAGGCTTCTTTCATAACATTCGCATGGTTCTTTGTCTTGAGAAGAGAGATGAGGCCATCAGAAATGTGGGCTGCTGAGGAAGGTTACAGGGTGATGACTAGCCATTTTCGAAGATACAGTTACAGAGAGCTTGTTGAGGCAACAAGAAAGTTCAGAGTTGAGCTAGGAAGGGGAAGCTCAGGCACTGTGTATAAAGGTGTCCTAGAAGATGAAAGGCCAGTGGCTGTGAAGAAGCTGGAAAATGTAAGTCGAGGCAAGGAAGAGTTTCAAGCTGAGCTGAGCGTAATTGGGAGGATCTACCACATGAATTTGGCCAGAATATGGGGGTTTTGCTCAGAAGGGTCACACAGGCTGTTGGTTTGTGAGTACGTGGAGAATGGATCCCTGGCAAACATTTTGTTCAAGGACCAAAAAACTGTCGTGCTGGACTGGAAGCAAAGGTTTAATATCGCATTGGGTGTCGCGAAAGGATTGGCCTATCTTCACCATGAGTGCTTAGAATGGGTCATCCATTGTGATGTGAAACCTGAGAATATATTGTTGGACACAAACTTTGAGCCTAAGATCACTGACTTTGGGTTGGCAAAGTTGCTAAACAGAGGCGGAGCCACACAGAACATGTCACAGGTGCGAGGAACGATAGGTTACATAGCTCCTGAGTGGGTTTCAAGCCTCCCAATCACGGCGAAAGTCGATGTTTATAGTTACGGAGTTGTTTTGCTTGAGCTTTTATCTGGGACAAGAGTTTCAGAGCTGGCCGTAGGTTCAGGTGCAGAGGTGCATAGCATGCTGCAGAAGCTTGTCAGGGTGCTTGCTGATAAACTGGGAGGACATAAAGAATCATCGATTAATGAATTTGTTGACCCTGAATTGGGTGGACGATTCAGCTATGTCCAAGCAAGAACAATGCTCAAGTTGGCTGTTTCCTGCTTGCAGGAAGATAGAAACAAGAGGCCAACCATGGAATCTGTAGTCCAGACTCTCCTGCCGTTTGACGAAGCTAGTAGTTAG
- the LOC109769942 gene encoding aladin, giving the protein MPSFPPPGGVTVCEVNRDLVVADSLSEDRAKEAYGDVLGMVFSPIPFQPDDFLAKHEAPAPDEAELAESVPMTSLVSTIAESFKQMLFPSCNPKLLEEFDTQKVSWNPHKHCLAFVSGKDQVTVHDFEDSDGKESCILTSEHQKEVKAIEWRPNSGKMIAVGCKGGICLWSASYPGNVASVKSGVTSSSFGAFPRGSSGHWILVDVLRGSSPELVSALCWKPDGRYLASASCNGQSFTIWDVSQGLGTPIRRGLSSISLVRWSPSGDYFLTAKFDGTFHLWETNTWTSEPWSSSNGYVTGANWDPEGRVALLSFSNSTTLGSVHFSSKPPSLDAHLLPVELPEISSLIVSRGIEKLAWDASGERLALSFKDGNETYQGLVAVYDVRRSPLVSVSLVGFIRGPGEGVKALAFAFHNKFKQGPLLSVCWSSGWCCTYPLILRSH; this is encoded by the exons ATGCCGAGCTTCCCCCCGCCGGGCGGCGTCACCGTCTGCGAGGTCAACCGCGACCTCG TCGTGGCGGACTCCCTGTCGGAGGATCGTGCCAAGGAGGCCTACGGGGATGTCCTC GGGATGGTCTTCAGCCCAATTCCTTTTCAGCCGGATGATTTCCTAGCGAAGCACGAGGCTCCTGCTCCAGACGAAGCTGAGCTCGCTGAGAGTGTCCCCATGACAAGTTTGGTGTCCACCATAGCCGAGTCCTTCAAGCAAATGCTCTTCCCTTCTTGCAAT CCAAAACTGCTAGAAGAATTTGATACCCAGAAAGTAAGCTGGAATCCACACAAACACTGTTTAGCATTTGTATCTGGGAAAGACCAGGTTACGGTCCATGACTTTGAGGATTCAG ATGGTAAAGAATCGTGCATTCTAACAAGTGAACATCAAAAGGAAGTTAAAGCTATTGAATGGAGGCCAAATAGCGGGAAGATGATTGCAGTTGGCTGCAA GGGAGGTATATGCCTCTGGTCAGCATCATATCCTGGCAATGTTGCATCCGTGAAATCTGGTGTCACCTCTTCTTCCTTTGGCGCCTTCCCTAGAGGTTCTAGTGGTCATTGGATTCTGGTGGATGTTCTTCGTGGTTCTTCTCCTGAGCTAGTTAGTGCACTTTGCTGGAAACCTGATGGAAG ATACTTGGCCTCGGCCTCTTGTAATGGCCAGTCATTCACGATTTGGGATGTTTCTCAAG GGTTGGGAACTCCTATACGACGCGGATTGAGTAGCATATCATTGGTGCGGTGGTCACCTAGTGGAGATTACTTTTTGACTGCTAAATT CGATGGAACTTTTCACTTATgggaaaccaacacatggacgtCAGAACCCTGGTCTTCATCCAATGGATATGTAACT GGAGCAAACTGGGACCCAGAAGGTCGTGTTGCATTGTTATCCTTTTCTAACTCAACCACACTAGGTTCAGTTCACTTCTCATCAAAGCCACCATCTTTAG ATGCCCATCTCCTACCAGTGGAGCTTCCAGAAATTTCCTCTCTGATTGTTAG TCGAGGCATAGAGAAATTAGCATGGGATGCTTCAGGAGAGCGTCTGGCATTGTCATTCAAAGATGGTAATGAAACATATCAGGGACTTGTTGCTGTCTATGACGTGAGAAGATCTCCGCTTGTGTCAGTTTCGCTGGT TGGATTCATCAGAGGACCTGGAGAGGGCGTGAAGGCGCTCGCGTTCGCCTTCCACAACAAATTCAAGCAAGGACCGCTGCTTTCTGTG TGCTGGAGCAGCGGCTGGTGTTGCACATACCCACTGATACTCCGCTCCCATTAA